The following coding sequences lie in one Klebsiella huaxiensis genomic window:
- a CDS encoding DUF554 domain-containing protein yields the protein MVTGPFINASAVLLGGVLGSLLSQRLPERIRTSMTSIFGLASLGIGILLVIKCANLPVMVLSTLVGALLGEVCNMEKGINTLVSKLQQLLSPKKGQKKASAHESYIQSYVAIIVLFCASGTGIFGAMREGMTGDNSILIAKAFLDFFTATIFACTLGLAVSAICVPMLAIQLTLVAGASLIMPLTTPMMMADFSAVGGMLLVATGLRICGIKMFAVVNMLPALVLAMPISVAWVTFFA from the coding sequence TTGGTTACAGGGCCATTTATTAACGCCAGCGCGGTCCTTTTGGGCGGCGTGCTCGGCTCACTCTTAAGTCAGCGATTACCGGAACGGATCCGTACATCGATGACCTCTATTTTTGGTCTCGCATCATTAGGCATAGGTATTCTGTTGGTGATCAAATGCGCCAACCTGCCGGTAATGGTGCTTTCAACGCTGGTAGGCGCGCTACTCGGCGAAGTGTGCAATATGGAAAAAGGTATCAATACGCTGGTCAGCAAGCTCCAGCAGCTACTCTCGCCAAAAAAAGGACAGAAAAAGGCCTCAGCGCACGAGTCCTATATTCAAAGCTACGTCGCGATTATCGTGCTGTTCTGCGCCAGCGGAACTGGGATTTTCGGCGCAATGCGCGAAGGGATGACGGGCGACAACAGTATTCTTATCGCCAAAGCGTTTCTCGACTTCTTTACTGCCACCATTTTTGCCTGCACCCTGGGGCTGGCCGTTTCGGCCATTTGCGTGCCGATGCTGGCAATTCAGCTCACCCTGGTAGCCGGTGCATCGCTGATTATGCCGCTGACCACGCCGATGATGATGGCGGATTTCAGCGCCGTAGGCGGCATGCTGCTGGTCGCAACCGGTCTGCGTATCTGTGGGATTAAAATGTTCGCCGTAGTGAACATGCTGCCTGCCCTGGTGCTGGCAATGCCGATTTCCGTAGCCTGGGTGACGTTTTTCGCCTGA
- a CDS encoding trans-sulfuration enzyme family protein: protein MTNLHTLSVHSGSFTDEHGAVMPPIYATSTFAQPAPGQHTGYEYSRSGNPTRHALETAIADLESGTRGYAFASGLAAISTVLELLDKDSHLVAVDDVYGGTYRLIENVRRRSAGLRVSWVKPDDLAGIEAAIQPDTRMIWVETPTNPLLKLADLSAIAAIARRHNIISVTDNTFASPVIHRPLELGFDIVVHSATKYLNGHSDVVAGLAVVGDNSALAEKLGYLQNAVGGVLDPFSSFLTLRGIRTLALRMERHSSNALLLAEWLEQQPRVEKVWFPWLASHPHHQLARKQMALPGGMISVVVKGDDGYAERIIRKLKLFTLAESLGGVESLVSQPFSMTHASIPLEQRLANGITPQLIRLSVGIEDPQDLIADWRHALRD, encoded by the coding sequence ATGACCAATTTGCATACCCTGAGCGTACATAGCGGCTCCTTTACCGATGAACACGGCGCGGTGATGCCGCCCATCTACGCCACCTCCACCTTTGCCCAGCCCGCGCCGGGCCAGCATACTGGTTACGAATATTCGCGCAGCGGTAACCCGACCCGCCACGCGCTGGAGACGGCCATTGCTGACCTGGAAAGCGGTACGCGCGGCTACGCTTTTGCTTCCGGACTGGCGGCAATCTCTACCGTACTTGAACTGCTCGATAAGGACAGCCACCTGGTCGCCGTAGACGATGTTTATGGCGGGACTTATCGTCTTATCGAAAACGTTCGTCGCCGTAGTGCCGGTCTGCGGGTGAGCTGGGTGAAGCCAGACGATCTGGCGGGCATTGAAGCGGCCATTCAGCCCGACACGCGGATGATTTGGGTCGAAACGCCGACTAATCCGCTGCTTAAGCTTGCCGACCTCAGCGCCATTGCCGCCATTGCGCGGCGGCACAATATTATCAGCGTCACCGACAACACCTTTGCTTCACCGGTTATCCATCGTCCGCTGGAGCTGGGCTTCGATATCGTGGTGCACTCGGCGACCAAATATCTTAACGGCCACTCTGATGTGGTCGCCGGGCTGGCGGTCGTCGGTGATAACTCCGCGCTGGCGGAAAAGCTGGGCTATCTGCAAAACGCGGTGGGCGGCGTGCTTGACCCGTTCAGCAGTTTCCTGACGCTGCGGGGTATTCGTACCCTGGCGCTGCGTATGGAGCGCCACAGTAGCAACGCGCTATTGCTCGCCGAGTGGCTGGAGCAGCAGCCGCGGGTCGAAAAGGTGTGGTTCCCATGGCTGGCCTCGCATCCGCATCATCAACTGGCGCGCAAGCAGATGGCGCTTCCCGGCGGGATGATCTCCGTGGTGGTCAAAGGCGACGACGGCTATGCCGAACGGATCATCCGCAAGCTGAAGCTGTTTACCCTCGCGGAGAGCCTCGGCGGCGTGGAAAGCCTGGTGAGCCAGCCGTTCAGCATGACGCATGCATCAATTCCGCTGGAGCAGCGTTTAGCCAACGGCATTACTCCGCAGCTGATTCGTCTGTCGGTTGGGATTGAAGATCCGCAGGATCTGATCGCCGACTGGCGTCATGCGCTACGCGATTAA
- a CDS encoding short chain dehydrogenase yields MKIIIIGASGTVGRAVAQELSQRHEVIRVGRTQGDYQVDITSQESVQSLFENIGRIDAIVSATGNLFFGPLETMTDNDFNQGLQDKLLGQVRLALTGQHYLNDGGSITLISGIVAHEPIAQGVNATTVNAGLEGFVRAAACELPRGMRINLISPTVLTESAAAYDGFFPGFESVPAASVAQAYRRSVEGVQTGRIYKVGY; encoded by the coding sequence ATGAAAATCATCATTATTGGTGCCAGCGGTACCGTTGGCCGCGCCGTTGCGCAAGAATTAAGTCAGCGCCATGAAGTTATTCGCGTCGGCCGCACTCAGGGCGACTATCAGGTTGATATAACCTCGCAGGAGAGCGTGCAGAGTTTGTTTGAAAACATTGGCCGGATAGATGCGATTGTTTCCGCCACCGGCAACCTGTTCTTTGGTCCTCTGGAAACCATGACCGATAACGATTTCAACCAGGGCTTGCAGGATAAGTTATTGGGGCAGGTTCGTCTGGCGCTGACCGGACAGCATTACCTCAACGACGGCGGTTCCATTACGCTGATTAGCGGGATAGTCGCTCACGAGCCCATCGCGCAGGGAGTCAATGCCACCACCGTGAACGCCGGGCTGGAAGGGTTCGTTCGCGCCGCCGCCTGCGAACTGCCGCGCGGTATGCGTATTAACCTGATTAGCCCCACCGTATTGACCGAATCGGCGGCAGCCTACGACGGTTTCTTCCCCGGTTTTGAGAGCGTCCCTGCCGCCAGCGTGGCTCAGGCCTACCGCCGCAGCGTAGAAGGCGTACAGACAGGGCGGATTTATAAAGTCGGCTACTGA
- a CDS encoding SymE family type I addiction module toxin, whose translation MTRKTTKTQQRYIVDYLPNRDDTSTSSLSLSGKWPKEAGFDTGRGVTISIAGDCIVLIPDNDEVYELRTQLKQVKGDIKVMTVGELNLL comes from the coding sequence TTGACCCGAAAAACCACGAAGACCCAGCAGCGATATATCGTCGACTATCTTCCTAACCGGGATGATACCAGCACGTCATCTCTGAGCCTCAGCGGCAAATGGCCCAAAGAAGCTGGGTTTGATACCGGGCGCGGCGTAACGATCAGCATTGCTGGTGACTGTATTGTGCTGATCCCGGATAACGATGAAGTATATGAACTGCGTACGCAGCTTAAACAAGTGAAAGGGGATATAAAGGTGATGACGGTGGGGGAACTCAATTTGCTTTGA
- a CDS encoding pyridoxal-phosphate dependent enzyme has translation MSVFHSVSDLIGHTPLLQLHKLDSGPCSLFLKLENQNPGGSIKDRVALSMINEAERLGKLKPGGTIIEATAGNTGLGLALIAAQKNYRLILVVPDKMSREKIFHLRALGAQVLLTRSDVNKGHPAYYQDYARRLADETPGAFYIDQFNNEANPLAHTTTTAPEIFQQLEGNIDAIVVGVGSGGTLGGLQAWFAEHSPKTEFILADPAGSILADQVETGRYGETGSWLVEGIGEDFIPPLAHLEEVKNAYRVTDSEAFATARELLQVEGILAGSSTGTLLNAALRFCRAQTSAKRVVTFACDSGNKYLSKMFNDDWMCQQGFLSRPSRGDLSDFIALRHDEGATVTAAPDDTLAAILARMRLYDISQLPVLENGRVVGIVDEWDLISHVQGDSQRFSLPVREAMTRNVETLDKHAPESALKAIFDRGLVAVIADNDRFLGLITRSDVLTTWRNRLEH, from the coding sequence ATGTCAGTTTTTCATTCTGTTAGCGACCTTATTGGTCACACTCCCCTGCTCCAGTTGCATAAATTGGATAGCGGCCCCTGTAGCCTGTTTTTAAAACTGGAAAATCAAAACCCCGGCGGGTCAATTAAAGATCGCGTGGCGCTGTCGATGATCAATGAAGCCGAACGACTGGGGAAATTAAAACCCGGCGGCACGATTATTGAAGCCACCGCCGGGAATACCGGCCTGGGGCTGGCGCTGATTGCGGCGCAGAAAAATTACCGCCTGATTCTGGTGGTGCCGGACAAAATGAGCCGCGAGAAAATATTCCACCTGCGTGCGCTGGGGGCGCAAGTATTGCTTACCCGCTCGGACGTCAACAAAGGCCACCCAGCCTACTATCAGGACTACGCCCGCCGCCTTGCCGACGAAACACCCGGGGCTTTTTATATCGACCAGTTTAATAACGAGGCCAATCCGCTGGCCCATACCACTACCACCGCCCCGGAAATCTTTCAGCAACTGGAGGGCAATATTGACGCTATCGTCGTTGGCGTCGGCTCCGGCGGGACTCTCGGTGGGCTACAGGCCTGGTTTGCTGAGCATTCGCCTAAAACGGAATTTATCCTGGCGGATCCGGCGGGTTCCATTCTGGCGGACCAGGTCGAAACCGGGCGCTACGGCGAAACGGGATCCTGGCTGGTTGAGGGGATCGGCGAAGACTTTATTCCGCCGCTGGCCCATCTTGAAGAAGTCAAAAATGCTTACCGCGTCACCGATAGCGAGGCGTTCGCCACCGCCCGTGAACTGCTGCAGGTTGAAGGCATTCTGGCGGGTTCTTCCACTGGCACTTTGCTTAATGCCGCCTTGCGCTTCTGCCGGGCACAGACCTCCGCCAAACGTGTGGTAACCTTCGCCTGCGACAGCGGCAACAAATATCTATCAAAAATGTTTAACGATGATTGGATGTGCCAGCAGGGCTTTTTAAGCCGCCCTTCGCGCGGCGATCTCAGTGACTTTATCGCCCTGCGCCACGATGAAGGGGCCACCGTCACCGCCGCGCCGGACGATACGCTGGCCGCGATCCTCGCCCGTATGCGCCTTTACGATATCTCGCAGTTGCCGGTGCTGGAAAACGGCCGCGTGGTCGGCATCGTCGACGAATGGGATCTGATTAGCCACGTCCAGGGCGACAGCCAGCGCTTTTCTCTACCCGTGAGGGAAGCGATGACCCGCAACGTGGAAACCCTGGATAAACATGCACCAGAAAGCGCACTGAAAGCCATTTTCGATCGCGGCCTGGTGGCCGTTATCGCCGACAACGATCGTTTTCTTGGCCTTATTACCCGCAGCGATGTGCTGACCACCTGGCGTAACCGACTCGAACATTAA
- a CDS encoding DUF1090 domain-containing protein — MKYIIKPLACFFLLNAMFSGIATASNTLHGCAEKEYRIQKQLEYARTYGNIHRVEGLERALKKTRLYCTDNKITSGWQEKVADKEEKVSERMADLHRAQASGEPDKIRKKEWKLQEAKDELREARSGLIQSINTH, encoded by the coding sequence GTGAAGTATATAATAAAACCATTAGCCTGTTTTTTCTTACTCAACGCTATGTTTTCAGGCATAGCCACTGCATCTAATACTCTACATGGCTGCGCAGAAAAAGAGTACCGAATCCAAAAACAGCTAGAATATGCCAGAACATACGGAAATATACATAGAGTCGAGGGACTGGAGAGAGCGCTAAAAAAAACTCGACTCTACTGTACAGATAATAAAATCACTTCCGGATGGCAGGAAAAAGTAGCGGATAAAGAAGAAAAAGTCAGTGAGAGAATGGCAGACCTTCATCGTGCTCAAGCATCCGGCGAGCCGGATAAGATCAGAAAAAAAGAATGGAAACTGCAAGAGGCTAAAGATGAGTTGAGGGAAGCACGGTCTGGGCTTATTCAATCAATAAACACGCATTAA
- a CDS encoding SLC13 family permease, which yields MNKNDMSPLPTNTHEWFFNRNSIIILLDIILFIVLYNTLPYEPKVVMGLSMLAFIAVLWLTEALHVTVTAVIVPVMAVLLGVFNTQAALNSFANSTIFLFLGGFALAAAMHVQGLDKVIADKVLAMARGKMSLAVFMLFGVTALLSMWISNTATAAMMMPLVLGILSKVNGKSSHSTYVFVLLGIAYSASIGGMATIVGSPPNAIAAAEVGLSFFDWMKFGFPAMIILLPVAIAILFLVFRPELKGTFETNTEQVDWDKGKIVTLAIFGLTVFFWIFSGPINDLLGGFKSFDTIVALSAIILVNFARVVHWKDIEKTADWGVLLLFGGGICLSNVLKETGTSLFLANQISGMVAHMGIFIIILVIATFVVFLTEFASNTASAALLIPVFASVAEAFGMSPVILSVLIAIAASCAFMLPVATPPNAIVFATGHIKQQEMMRAGLFLNIACIIVLTGFSMLFWV from the coding sequence ATGAATAAAAACGACATGAGTCCTTTACCCACCAATACCCATGAGTGGTTTTTTAACCGTAACAGCATCATCATCTTGCTTGATATTATTCTGTTTATCGTTCTCTACAACACGCTACCCTATGAGCCGAAAGTGGTCATGGGGCTGAGTATGCTCGCTTTTATCGCCGTGTTATGGCTGACAGAAGCGCTACACGTTACCGTTACGGCGGTGATAGTTCCCGTCATGGCAGTGTTGCTTGGGGTATTCAACACTCAGGCAGCGCTAAATAGTTTTGCCAACTCAACGATATTCCTTTTCCTCGGTGGCTTTGCTCTGGCTGCAGCGATGCATGTGCAGGGGCTTGATAAAGTCATTGCCGATAAGGTATTAGCTATGGCGCGGGGTAAAATGAGCCTCGCTGTCTTTATGCTGTTTGGCGTGACGGCCTTACTGTCAATGTGGATCAGTAATACCGCGACGGCAGCAATGATGATGCCGTTAGTACTGGGTATATTGAGTAAAGTAAATGGCAAAAGCAGCCATTCGACCTATGTGTTTGTGCTCCTCGGTATTGCATATAGCGCAAGTATTGGGGGGATGGCGACAATCGTCGGTAGTCCGCCAAACGCGATAGCTGCAGCGGAGGTTGGACTCTCCTTCTTTGATTGGATGAAGTTCGGTTTCCCGGCAATGATCATATTACTTCCTGTCGCTATTGCGATTCTTTTCCTCGTGTTCAGACCGGAACTTAAGGGAACCTTTGAAACGAATACTGAACAGGTCGATTGGGATAAAGGCAAAATAGTCACATTGGCTATTTTTGGGCTTACGGTATTCTTTTGGATATTCAGTGGGCCAATTAACGATCTGCTGGGCGGTTTTAAATCTTTCGATACCATCGTTGCTTTAAGCGCCATAATATTAGTGAATTTCGCCCGGGTGGTTCACTGGAAGGATATAGAAAAAACAGCTGATTGGGGCGTGCTGTTATTATTCGGCGGTGGTATCTGCTTAAGTAATGTGTTGAAAGAGACGGGTACCAGCCTGTTTCTGGCAAACCAGATTAGCGGGATGGTTGCTCATATGGGGATATTTATCATTATCCTGGTGATTGCAACATTCGTGGTGTTTTTAACTGAGTTTGCCAGTAATACGGCCAGCGCCGCTTTGCTCATTCCTGTGTTTGCCTCAGTTGCCGAAGCTTTCGGGATGTCTCCTGTCATTCTGTCGGTATTGATTGCCATTGCGGCCTCATGCGCTTTTATGTTGCCCGTAGCGACACCACCAAACGCTATCGTTTTCGCCACCGGCCATATCAAACAGCAGGAGATGATGCGCGCCGGCCTGTTTTTGAATATCGCTTGTATTATCGTCCTTACTGGATTTAGCATGTTATTTTGGGTGTGA
- a CDS encoding tyrosine-protein phosphatase, with protein MDNFRDIAGTTSIYTTSHDGTMRTGVFYRSNALALSVADQATLSTLGISDVYDLRTASEIASSPDVMPDGATYTNIDIIGNAASGSNITSITFSSAAEAKAMMQQTNVSFVSDAGMRAQFSTLFNDLANADGAALFHCTAGKDRTGWTAAMLLSIAGVDEATIMENYLATNDYTRQRVEATLAMMPPAMAAIYEPLLGVDASYLQAGLDEITREYGSVDNYLKQGLGLSQETLYVLRGKMVHYGQLPGQSELRGNAAQGAALLNALQNSELSGRYTDYNNYLQSAIDAGTLGGVESQVGGQIHADAASYLLRSGSRLDRALTPNIDSRQLRDGEGKLWLTGLNGYLGTDGSARAASSNEHTTGTLLGYTQRVNSQFSGYGTLGYSWGSLGSANADADANTTLLGFGGRYAFEDLNHGLFAAADLNAGWIDYSSTRRMSGGLGTATGNTHGQLFGGTLRLGYVSPLDFASVEYSVGTRLTHLRMDAFRESGSELALDVDRVSENNASGVANINLAFNPHNSGNWTFTPAVNVGYEHSFSGPSVRTRGQVYQYEVVQNSAFNSRDMFNAGANIGVTRGALSLNLGGQAEIASGGDSHGYSGNLSVAYAF; from the coding sequence ATGGATAATTTTCGTGATATTGCTGGTACCACGTCGATTTATACCACCAGCCACGACGGTACTATGCGTACAGGCGTTTTTTATCGTTCAAATGCGCTGGCGTTATCCGTCGCAGACCAGGCTACTCTCAGCACGCTTGGCATCAGCGATGTTTATGATTTACGTACCGCCAGCGAAATCGCCAGCAGCCCGGACGTGATGCCCGACGGGGCAACCTATACCAATATTGATATCATCGGCAACGCCGCTTCAGGCAGTAACATTACCTCGATAACGTTTAGCAGCGCCGCTGAAGCCAAAGCGATGATGCAGCAGACCAACGTCTCCTTCGTCAGCGATGCCGGGATGCGCGCGCAGTTCAGCACTCTGTTTAACGATCTGGCCAACGCCGACGGCGCCGCCCTGTTCCACTGCACCGCAGGCAAAGACCGTACCGGCTGGACTGCCGCCATGCTGCTAAGTATTGCCGGCGTCGACGAGGCAACCATTATGGAAAACTACCTCGCCACCAACGATTATACCCGTCAGCGTGTTGAAGCAACCCTGGCGATGATGCCGCCAGCCATGGCAGCAATTTACGAGCCGCTGCTGGGCGTTGATGCCAGCTATCTGCAGGCCGGGCTGGACGAAATTACCCGTGAATATGGTTCAGTTGATAACTATCTGAAGCAAGGGCTGGGGCTATCGCAGGAGACTCTCTACGTGCTGCGCGGAAAAATGGTCCATTATGGCCAGCTTCCGGGACAGAGCGAGCTACGGGGGAATGCGGCACAGGGCGCAGCGCTGCTTAACGCGCTACAAAACAGTGAGCTTTCCGGCCGTTACACCGACTATAACAACTATCTGCAATCGGCCATTGATGCCGGAACGCTTGGCGGAGTGGAGTCTCAGGTTGGCGGACAAATTCATGCGGATGCCGCCAGCTATCTGCTGCGTAGCGGCTCACGTCTGGATCGTGCGCTGACACCGAATATCGACAGCCGCCAGCTGCGCGATGGCGAAGGAAAACTGTGGTTAACCGGACTTAACGGTTATCTGGGTACCGACGGTTCCGCCCGCGCCGCCAGCAGCAATGAGCACACCACTGGTACGCTGCTGGGCTATACCCAGAGGGTGAACTCGCAGTTTAGCGGCTACGGCACGCTGGGATATAGCTGGGGTTCACTGGGCAGCGCCAACGCCGACGCGGATGCTAATACCACACTGTTAGGTTTCGGTGGCCGCTATGCATTCGAGGATCTTAATCACGGTCTCTTTGCCGCAGCCGATCTTAACGCCGGTTGGATTGACTACAGCAGCACCCGCAGGATGAGCGGCGGACTGGGTACCGCCACCGGCAATACCCACGGACAACTGTTCGGCGGCACGCTACGCCTCGGCTATGTCAGTCCGCTCGATTTCGCCAGCGTCGAGTATTCTGTCGGCACCCGATTAACCCATCTGCGAATGGACGCCTTCCGCGAGAGCGGCAGCGAGCTGGCGCTCGACGTCGATCGCGTCAGCGAAAATAACGCCAGCGGCGTTGCCAATATTAACCTCGCCTTTAATCCACACAACAGCGGCAACTGGACCTTTACCCCTGCGGTGAATGTCGGCTATGAACACAGTTTCAGCGGCCCCTCGGTGCGCACTCGTGGGCAAGTTTATCAATATGAGGTCGTACAAAACTCGGCCTTCAATAGCCGCGATATGTTCAATGCAGGTGCCAACATTGGCGTGACGCGCGGTGCGCTGAGCCTGAACCTGGGCGGCCAGGCGGAAATCGCCAGCGGCGGCGACAGCCACGGCTATAGCGGCAATTTAAGCGTGGCGTACGCCTTTTAA
- a CDS encoding LysR substrate-binding domain-containing protein gives MDKLRAMEIFIAVVECGSFTDAASHLEMSAVMVGKYIALTERQLNTRLLERNTRRQSLTDAGRVYFEEAKRVLEQVSIAESSVERLRVAPAGTLRVSAPTSFGACVIAPLTATFLQAWPDVRVELDLTNRMVDLVDEGVDLAIRIGEIHNDDLVAKYLAPYRMTICAAPDYLARHGTPNTPADLASHLCLSHTVWTARNEWKLPGAEEGIRWKRDAILRCNDGYALRMAAIAGAGLLLQPEVLLADALECGKLVRVLEDYTPQPRPVHLLWRQDLRPLPKLTRFVEHLLQGQ, from the coding sequence ATGGATAAGCTGCGGGCGATGGAGATCTTTATTGCGGTGGTGGAGTGCGGAAGCTTTACCGACGCCGCATCGCACCTTGAGATGTCGGCGGTCATGGTGGGTAAATACATCGCGCTGACCGAGCGCCAGTTAAATACCCGTCTGCTGGAGCGCAACACCCGTCGTCAGAGCCTGACCGATGCCGGGCGAGTCTATTTTGAAGAGGCGAAACGCGTACTTGAGCAGGTTTCGATTGCCGAAAGCTCGGTGGAGAGGCTGCGGGTAGCACCAGCGGGCACGCTGCGGGTGAGTGCGCCGACGTCGTTTGGTGCCTGCGTTATCGCCCCGCTGACAGCCACCTTTCTACAAGCCTGGCCCGACGTGCGTGTAGAGTTGGATCTGACTAATCGCATGGTCGATCTGGTGGATGAGGGCGTCGATCTGGCGATCCGCATCGGTGAGATCCATAACGACGATCTGGTGGCAAAATATCTCGCGCCTTACCGGATGACGATCTGCGCCGCGCCCGACTATTTAGCCCGTCACGGTACGCCGAATACGCCTGCCGATCTGGCCTCTCATCTCTGTTTGTCGCATACGGTGTGGACCGCGCGCAACGAGTGGAAATTACCGGGAGCTGAGGAGGGGATCCGCTGGAAGCGCGACGCAATTCTGCGCTGCAATGATGGTTATGCCCTGCGAATGGCGGCGATTGCCGGAGCCGGGTTGCTGCTCCAGCCAGAAGTGTTGCTGGCCGACGCGCTGGAGTGCGGCAAGCTGGTTCGTGTGCTGGAGGATTATACGCCGCAGCCAAGACCGGTTCATTTACTCTGGCGGCAAGATTTGCGCCCGCTGCCGAAGCTAACGCGTTTTGTTGAGCATCTTCTGCAGGGGCAGTAG
- a CDS encoding alpha/beta fold hydrolase, producing the protein MNRETLPIVLVPGFMLDETLWDDFVAAFPQERTFIRAGLNLGNSISAMARYIVDDLPPRFILIGFSLGGYVARAIVEQYPQAVAGLVLIATSLREDSAEQQKIKQAAIAAVSASSSFNGISPSAIAGTLHPQRAGDKTLVAKIRAMGARLGAEAFRHQASLVRGHLTTQPITCPTLVIAAAQDPSRSLDELQELQASITGAELQIIDDCGHMLPLEQPAQLAKAVSEWIEEWD; encoded by the coding sequence ATGAATCGCGAAACATTACCCATTGTGTTGGTTCCTGGATTTATGCTGGATGAAACCCTGTGGGATGATTTTGTGGCTGCTTTTCCACAGGAGCGAACTTTTATTCGCGCCGGACTTAATCTCGGCAACAGCATTAGTGCGATGGCGCGATACATCGTTGATGATCTACCCCCGCGTTTTATCCTCATTGGATTTTCGCTGGGTGGCTATGTCGCCCGCGCGATCGTCGAACAGTATCCGCAGGCGGTAGCCGGTCTGGTGCTGATAGCGACCTCGTTGCGTGAAGACAGCGCTGAGCAGCAAAAAATAAAACAGGCAGCCATTGCCGCGGTGTCGGCATCATCGTCGTTTAATGGAATCAGTCCTTCGGCGATTGCTGGAACCCTGCATCCGCAGCGGGCAGGAGATAAAACGCTGGTAGCAAAAATCAGGGCGATGGGTGCGAGACTCGGAGCGGAAGCTTTTCGCCATCAGGCTAGCCTGGTTCGTGGCCATCTCACCACGCAGCCCATTACCTGTCCAACGTTGGTGATTGCTGCCGCTCAGGATCCCTCTCGTTCATTGGATGAATTACAGGAATTACAGGCGAGTATTACAGGTGCTGAGCTTCAGATAATCGATGATTGTGGTCATATGCTGCCGCTGGAACAGCCTGCACAACTGGCGAAAGCGGTCAGTGAGTGGATCGAAGAGTGGGATTAA